In the Girardinichthys multiradiatus isolate DD_20200921_A chromosome 4, DD_fGirMul_XY1, whole genome shotgun sequence genome, one interval contains:
- the sltm gene encoding SAFB-like transcription modulator isoform X1, translating into MASGAISTDSKKISELRVVDLKSELKRRNLDTSGVKSVLLTRLRQAIEDEGGDPEYIQTTLLTDSSTRISGKYKGKKSDSDLENTADENTFSKEVEEYESEKDVTDTDDGSRENSKPPPCEDSLAHSEAEPESETMAAEADSEPDPEVDAEADEDAEPDPEAETEEAERDAETMSSSREAEDDHLSVSIQNEDALTLDVDGDDLLETGKHVKLPDSEAEKGTETFAEMAPDDDMKEEDMEAHKDGKKDDGARGGEPLKKDAMTKGETEDKEKDSGKKGPSTTGASGQAKSSSRDRDGKSAKDEKAAGSSSSRNIWVSGLSSNTKAADLKNLFGKYGKVLSAKVVTNARSPGSKCYGLVTMSSSTEVTRCISHLDCTELHGQQIYVERAKNDPFKKEPSKKEVEDKAGSSKSNKHSFTGTKQTNKAQPTHKKEEKKSDKLSEKDKDSSKKQETKSGKSEPASSSSEQESSKKDDRKRGQTKSPGKTTGGDDSKGDGKRPFRTGRYFNKPFVNPIVERRPKWLISPEEVQMLREKRQSFINKVEDVDILPFDKFKEQKEQRLREQMERFHRAAELRRRREIAEQERRERERIRLMREREEREILLRERQRLEMERQKLERERLERERLERERIRIEQERRKEAERMAREREELRRQQEQLRFEQEKRNNLKRGREVEHGRRDDSYWNGSKKMHTESEVRLNQGSNYNRQQNRFPNINTRERGRFPDAGQQPNTFDRRNRFDGEPEAKKSRPAPHREASGFDRYPKNFETVRRPEPPPRGDTDRRDRDERRPPPMHDRPVGARPPIPAMSHNRPPRDGGPGWKNVGGINSSKGDMRGPVRMREDRPGRDAGRSGFNNRGQPLGMNDQPFSSGRQVVVERHSREPGLRKDWHGGSGSQGGVFSDSRGGMMAASSHSSSGLSRIVQITSNSVSSSGTVGGFKAFKGASRPF; encoded by the exons ATGGCGTCGGGTGCCATTTCAACGGATTCCAAAAAAATATCAGAATTGAGGGTTGTTGACCTTAAATCTGAGCTCAAAAGGAGGAACTTGGACACTTCTGGTGTGAAAAGTGTTCTTCTCACAAGGCTTAGACAG gctATTGAAGATGAAGGTGGTGACCCAGAGTACATTCAGACCACCCTGTTAACTGATTCATCCACAAGGATAAGTGGGAAATACAAAG GGAAGAAATCAGATTCTGATTTGGAAAACACAGCGGACGAAAACACTTTTTCCAAG GAAGTTGAAGAGTATGAATCAGAAAAGG ATGTAACTGATACCGATGATGGTAGTCGCGAAAATTCTAAGCCGCCACCCTGTGAGGACAGCCTTGCTCACTCTGAGGCAGAACCAGAGTCTGAAACCATGGCGGCTGAGGCAGACTCAGAGCCTGATCCAGAAGTAGACGCAGAGGCGGACGAGGATGCAGAGCCAGACCCAGAGGCTGAGACTGAAGAGGCTGAGCGGGATGCTGAAACCATGAGCTCCTCTAGAGAAGCAGAGGACGATCACCTGTCTGTCTCAATCCAAAACGAAGATGCCCTCACCCTTGATGTTGATGGTGACGACCTGCTGGAAACAGGTAAACATGTGAAACTTCCAGATTCAGAGGCAGAGAAGGGCACCGAAACCTTTGCCGAGATGGCCCCAGATGATGACATGAAGGAAGAAGACATGGAGGCACATAAAGATGGTAAGAAAGACGATGGAGCCAGAGGTGGTGAGCCCCTCAAGAAAGACGCCATGACGAAGGGTGAAACCGAAGATAAAGAAAAGGATTCTGGGAAGAAAGGCCCGTCCACTACTGGGGCCTCTGGTCAAGCAAAGAG CTCTTcaagagacagagatggaaaatcTGCAAAGGATGAAAAGG cAGCTGGCAGCAGCTCTTCTCGTAACATATGGGTGAGCGGTCTTTCTTCAAACACCAAAGCAGCTGATCTGAAGAACCTGTTTGGCAAATATGGGAAG gTCCTAAGTGCTAAGGTGGTTACAAACGCTCGCAGTCCTGGTTCAAAGTGTTACGGCTTAGTGACGATGTCCTCCAGCACCGAGGTGACGCGCTGCATCTCCCACCTTGACTGCACAGAGCTCCATGGACAGCAGATATACGTTGAAAGG gCCAAAAATGATCCTTTCAAGAAGGAGCCCTCAAAGAAAGAAGTGGAGGACAAAGCAGGGTCCAGCAAATCTAATAAGCACAGTTTCACTGGGACTAAACAGACAAACAA AGCACAGCCAACTcacaaaaaagaggaaaagaaatCTGATAAGCTATCAGAAAAAGACAAGGATTCATCCAAGAAACAGGAGACAAAAAGCGGGAAATCTGAGCCAGCTTCATCAAGCTCCGAACAAGAGTCTTCAAAGAAAGACGACAGAAAGCGTGGCC AAACAAAGAGCCCAGGGAAGACGACGGGAGGAGATGATTCTAAAGGAGACGGGAAAAGACCTTTTAGAACAGGAagatattttaataaa CCCTTTGTGAATCCCATTGTTGAAAGGCGTCCAAAGTGGTTGATTTCGCCTGAAGAG GTACAAATGCTAAGAGAGAAGCGGCAGTCCTTTATCAACAAAGTAGAGGACGTAGACATCCTTCCTTTTGACAAGTTTAAGGAGCAGAAGGAGCAGAGGCTTCGTGAACAAATGGAGCGCTTCCACCGAGCTGCTGAGCTGCGCAG GCGGCGGGAAATTGCAGAACAAGAACGACGGGAGCGTGAGAGAATCCGTCTGATGCGTGAGCGAGAAGAACGGGAGATCTTGCTTCGGGAGCGCCAGAGACTGGAAATGGAGAGGCAAAAACTGGAAAGGGAGCGcttggagagagagagacttgAGAGGGAGAGGATTCGCATTGAGCAG GAGCGCCGCAAAGAAGCTGAACGTATGGCACGTGAACGAGAGGAGCTTCGGCGGCAGCAGGAGCAGCTTCGTTTTGAGCAAGAGAAgagaaataatctgaaaaggGGTCGTGAGGTGGAACACGG CCGGCGTGATGATTCCTACTGGAATGGCAGCAAGAAGATGCACACCGAGTCGGAGGTCCGTTTAAACCAGGGCTCCAATTACAACCGTCAGCAGAATCGCTTCCCCAACATAAATACTCGGGAGAGGGGCCGTTTTCCAGACGCTGGCCAGCAGCCTAACACGTTTGACAG GCGTAACAGATTTGATGGTGAACCAGAGGCAAAGAAGAGTCGCCCGGCTCCTCACAGAGAGGCCTCGGGCTTCGACAGATATCCCAAGAACTTCGAAACCGTCCGCAGACCTGAGCCACCTCCACGTGGGGACACTGACCGCAGGGACAGAGATGAGAGGCGCCCTCCACCCATGCATGATCGCCCTGTGGGAGCAAGACCTCCAATCCCCGCCATGTCGCACAACCGCCCACCAAGGGATGGGGGGCCAGGATGGAAGAATGTTGGAGGAATTAATTCCAGCAAGGGGGATATGAG AGGGCCAGTGCGAATGCGTGAAGATCGTCCAGGCCGGGATGCTGGTCGGAGCGGCTTTAATA
- the sltm gene encoding SAFB-like transcription modulator isoform X2, with product MASGAISTDSKKISELRVVDLKSELKRRNLDTSGVKSVLLTRLRQAIEDEGGDPEYIQTTLLTDSSTRISGKYKGKKSDSDLENTADENTFSKEVEEYESEKDVTDTDDGSRENSKPPPCEDSLAHSEAEPESETMAAEADSEPDPEVDAEADEDAEPDPEAETEEAERDAETMSSSREAEDDHLSVSIQNEDALTLDVDGDDLLETGKHVKLPDSEAEKGTETFAEMAPDDDMKEEDMEAHKDGKKDDGARGGEPLKKDAMTKGETEDKEKDSGKKGPSTTGASGQAKSSSRDRDGKSAKDEKAGSSSSRNIWVSGLSSNTKAADLKNLFGKYGKVLSAKVVTNARSPGSKCYGLVTMSSSTEVTRCISHLDCTELHGQQIYVERAKNDPFKKEPSKKEVEDKAGSSKSNKHSFTGTKQTNKAQPTHKKEEKKSDKLSEKDKDSSKKQETKSGKSEPASSSSEQESSKKDDRKRGQTKSPGKTTGGDDSKGDGKRPFRTGRYFNKPFVNPIVERRPKWLISPEEVQMLREKRQSFINKVEDVDILPFDKFKEQKEQRLREQMERFHRAAELRRRREIAEQERRERERIRLMREREEREILLRERQRLEMERQKLERERLERERLERERIRIEQERRKEAERMAREREELRRQQEQLRFEQEKRNNLKRGREVEHGRRDDSYWNGSKKMHTESEVRLNQGSNYNRQQNRFPNINTRERGRFPDAGQQPNTFDRRNRFDGEPEAKKSRPAPHREASGFDRYPKNFETVRRPEPPPRGDTDRRDRDERRPPPMHDRPVGARPPIPAMSHNRPPRDGGPGWKNVGGINSSKGDMRGPVRMREDRPGRDAGRSGFNNRGQPLGMNDQPFSSGRQVVVERHSREPGLRKDWHGGSGSQGGVFSDSRGGMMAASSHSSSGLSRIVQITSNSVSSSGTVGGFKAFKGASRPF from the exons ATGGCGTCGGGTGCCATTTCAACGGATTCCAAAAAAATATCAGAATTGAGGGTTGTTGACCTTAAATCTGAGCTCAAAAGGAGGAACTTGGACACTTCTGGTGTGAAAAGTGTTCTTCTCACAAGGCTTAGACAG gctATTGAAGATGAAGGTGGTGACCCAGAGTACATTCAGACCACCCTGTTAACTGATTCATCCACAAGGATAAGTGGGAAATACAAAG GGAAGAAATCAGATTCTGATTTGGAAAACACAGCGGACGAAAACACTTTTTCCAAG GAAGTTGAAGAGTATGAATCAGAAAAGG ATGTAACTGATACCGATGATGGTAGTCGCGAAAATTCTAAGCCGCCACCCTGTGAGGACAGCCTTGCTCACTCTGAGGCAGAACCAGAGTCTGAAACCATGGCGGCTGAGGCAGACTCAGAGCCTGATCCAGAAGTAGACGCAGAGGCGGACGAGGATGCAGAGCCAGACCCAGAGGCTGAGACTGAAGAGGCTGAGCGGGATGCTGAAACCATGAGCTCCTCTAGAGAAGCAGAGGACGATCACCTGTCTGTCTCAATCCAAAACGAAGATGCCCTCACCCTTGATGTTGATGGTGACGACCTGCTGGAAACAGGTAAACATGTGAAACTTCCAGATTCAGAGGCAGAGAAGGGCACCGAAACCTTTGCCGAGATGGCCCCAGATGATGACATGAAGGAAGAAGACATGGAGGCACATAAAGATGGTAAGAAAGACGATGGAGCCAGAGGTGGTGAGCCCCTCAAGAAAGACGCCATGACGAAGGGTGAAACCGAAGATAAAGAAAAGGATTCTGGGAAGAAAGGCCCGTCCACTACTGGGGCCTCTGGTCAAGCAAAGAG CTCTTcaagagacagagatggaaaatcTGCAAAGGATGAAAAGG CTGGCAGCAGCTCTTCTCGTAACATATGGGTGAGCGGTCTTTCTTCAAACACCAAAGCAGCTGATCTGAAGAACCTGTTTGGCAAATATGGGAAG gTCCTAAGTGCTAAGGTGGTTACAAACGCTCGCAGTCCTGGTTCAAAGTGTTACGGCTTAGTGACGATGTCCTCCAGCACCGAGGTGACGCGCTGCATCTCCCACCTTGACTGCACAGAGCTCCATGGACAGCAGATATACGTTGAAAGG gCCAAAAATGATCCTTTCAAGAAGGAGCCCTCAAAGAAAGAAGTGGAGGACAAAGCAGGGTCCAGCAAATCTAATAAGCACAGTTTCACTGGGACTAAACAGACAAACAA AGCACAGCCAACTcacaaaaaagaggaaaagaaatCTGATAAGCTATCAGAAAAAGACAAGGATTCATCCAAGAAACAGGAGACAAAAAGCGGGAAATCTGAGCCAGCTTCATCAAGCTCCGAACAAGAGTCTTCAAAGAAAGACGACAGAAAGCGTGGCC AAACAAAGAGCCCAGGGAAGACGACGGGAGGAGATGATTCTAAAGGAGACGGGAAAAGACCTTTTAGAACAGGAagatattttaataaa CCCTTTGTGAATCCCATTGTTGAAAGGCGTCCAAAGTGGTTGATTTCGCCTGAAGAG GTACAAATGCTAAGAGAGAAGCGGCAGTCCTTTATCAACAAAGTAGAGGACGTAGACATCCTTCCTTTTGACAAGTTTAAGGAGCAGAAGGAGCAGAGGCTTCGTGAACAAATGGAGCGCTTCCACCGAGCTGCTGAGCTGCGCAG GCGGCGGGAAATTGCAGAACAAGAACGACGGGAGCGTGAGAGAATCCGTCTGATGCGTGAGCGAGAAGAACGGGAGATCTTGCTTCGGGAGCGCCAGAGACTGGAAATGGAGAGGCAAAAACTGGAAAGGGAGCGcttggagagagagagacttgAGAGGGAGAGGATTCGCATTGAGCAG GAGCGCCGCAAAGAAGCTGAACGTATGGCACGTGAACGAGAGGAGCTTCGGCGGCAGCAGGAGCAGCTTCGTTTTGAGCAAGAGAAgagaaataatctgaaaaggGGTCGTGAGGTGGAACACGG CCGGCGTGATGATTCCTACTGGAATGGCAGCAAGAAGATGCACACCGAGTCGGAGGTCCGTTTAAACCAGGGCTCCAATTACAACCGTCAGCAGAATCGCTTCCCCAACATAAATACTCGGGAGAGGGGCCGTTTTCCAGACGCTGGCCAGCAGCCTAACACGTTTGACAG GCGTAACAGATTTGATGGTGAACCAGAGGCAAAGAAGAGTCGCCCGGCTCCTCACAGAGAGGCCTCGGGCTTCGACAGATATCCCAAGAACTTCGAAACCGTCCGCAGACCTGAGCCACCTCCACGTGGGGACACTGACCGCAGGGACAGAGATGAGAGGCGCCCTCCACCCATGCATGATCGCCCTGTGGGAGCAAGACCTCCAATCCCCGCCATGTCGCACAACCGCCCACCAAGGGATGGGGGGCCAGGATGGAAGAATGTTGGAGGAATTAATTCCAGCAAGGGGGATATGAG AGGGCCAGTGCGAATGCGTGAAGATCGTCCAGGCCGGGATGCTGGTCGGAGCGGCTTTAATA